A genomic segment from Brassica napus cultivar Da-Ae chromosome C3 unlocalized genomic scaffold, Da-Ae chrC03_Random_30, whole genome shotgun sequence encodes:
- the LOC125594678 gene encoding glutathione S-transferase T3-like, with protein sequence MDGFTNLLHSQIPIDLESPEPYWFGSEVPAESPSQVPAESPSQVPAERRKYSPREDKILIVAWLNTSKDPIIGNEQRVGAFWKRIVEYYNASPLLVGQTAREITSCKQRWSRINGEVCKFTGCYDAALRAQKSGENDDDLMKAALDIFFTKYGYKFTLDHCWRELRHDQMGLDLCG encoded by the coding sequence atggatggtttcacaaaCCTTCTGCATAGTCAAATACCTATAGACCTTGAATCACCCGAACCTTATTGGTTCGGGTCTGAAGTTCCTGCTGAGTCTCCTAGCCAAGTCCCTGCTGAGTCTCCTAGCCAAGTTCCTGCTGAGAGGAGGAAATATTCTCCTAGAGAAGATAAGATCCTTATTGTTGCTTGGCTTAACACCAGTAAGGATCCTATCATTGGCAACGAGCAGAGAGTTGGGGCTTTCTGGAAGCGTATTGTAGAGTACTACAACGCAAGCCCTCTGCTCGTTGGTCAAACAGCGCGAGAGATTACTTCTTGCAAACAGAGGTGGAGTAGGATCAACGGGGAAGTATGCAAGTTTACTGGATGCTATGATGCAGCTTTGAGGGCGCAGAAAAGTGGGGAAAATGATGATGATCTGATGAAAGCTGCATTAGATATATTCTTCACCAAGTATGGTTACAAGTTCACACTTGATCACTGCTGGAGGGAGCTGAGGCATGACCAGATGGGCCTCGATTTATGTGGCTAA